The Gemmatimonadaceae bacterium genome contains the following window.
GTCAGTTGTTGAGCAACAGATCGAACTGCACCGTCACTGTCTCGCCCACCTTCAGGGCGCCCATCATCAGCCTCGGGGGCTCGACGCCCCAATCGGTCATCTTGAGCGGATAGCTGCCCGTCACACGCAGGGCGCCTTCCGCGGCCGCAAAGGTCACCGGCACCGTGATCGGCCGGGTCTGGCCGTTCAGCAGCAGCGTGCCCTGCAGCGAGCCCGTCACCGCGGTCGCCTTCGCGAGTTCGTAGCCGCTCAGCGTGAAACGGATCTCCTGGTGCTTGTCGCTGTTGAGCGCCTTCATCATGTGGCCATTCATCGTGCGGTTCTCGCAGTCGAGCTGCGCGACCGGGAAGGTCAGGGTCACCGTCTTGACCGCCTTCTGGCCGGCCAGCACCGCGGCCGGCGCGCCGGCTTCGGCATCGATCATGGCGTCGATGCGGGGCGCCTTGCAGCTCCAGTCGCGGACGGTGGAAGTGCCGTCAAACCAGAGGCGACTGCCGTCCTTCAGGCTGAGCGGATCAAGCGAGGGACGCCACGCCGTCAGCACCGCCAAGGCGGCGACTGCGAGCAGGGTTCCGGTGATCCGAGTGCGTGTCATCGTGGACTCCAGCAGGGGGAACGAGGCGAGTGCGGACGTGTCCGTCACTCGTGCATGGAGTATCTCGTGTGGGGCGTCCCCTGACAGTAGGGTTGCACCGGAACTTGGGTGCGGGCTGGAGCGGACTACTCGGTAGGGGTTTTCCCCACTCACTGCCCTAGGGCGCCATCCCTCGCAGGGCAGCGCCCCAGGGTAGCGGGGCGGAGACACCCACCCTGTCAGCGTCAGAGTCGTGGCGCCCAGCAGGGGCATCGACGAGCGGATCCGGACCGGAACGTGGCAGTCCGATACCGCGATATTGATGCGCACCGTGCCGGTCCCGCGATACCGCTTGGGGTCCTTCACCTCCATCTCGACGATGCGGGTGCGGAAGATCCCGACCGAGGTCTCCACGACCTCCTCGCCGCGGATGTGCACCACCGTGGGATTGCGGGAGGCGTCGAAGTGGCGCTCGAAGGAGAAGGTCGTGTCCTTCTCCAGCGGCAGCGTCCGCAGGAAGTAGATGAAGGACAGCTCATCCAGCGGCAGGGGGGAGCCGAGCGGCTTGGGCGCGTCCTCGCCGTCGCGCCAGGTGCCGGCCCCGAGGTCCATCACGACGCGTTCCTCACTGCGCGAGAGCGGGTGGCGCTCGGTCTTCTCGTAGCGGAGGCTGGCAAAGCGCAGTGGGTCGAGCCAGGAGGCCGTGCGATCGACCGCGCGCACGGGCCCACGCCCAGCTTCCAGCTCGAACACGAGCTTCCAGGTGCTGACCCCCTGCTCCACCACGGGCCCCTCGACGCGCATCTGCCCCTGACCGACGTTGCCGCCAATGGCGACGTGCACGCGATACTCCAGCGCCTCGCCGATGGGAAACGGCGGGCGCACCGGCGGCATCGTGACGGACGGCAGCTGAGCGGCCAGCGATGCCGGCAGGCAGATGGCAAGCAGAAGGTGTAGCCAGCGTGATTTCACGCGGGGAAGGTGCGGCGTGGGGCCCGGCATTGCCAGCAGGTACTCCCCTTGGCGTTGGTGGTGCCGTCCCTGACAGTGCCTTTCTGGATTGGTGCGCTGAGTTTTTGCCACGGAGACACGGAGGCACAGAGAACTACGGATGCGGGCGGAACGGCGGATGCGGGACAACTGCAAGAGGCGATGCTGGGGGACTGCAACAGCAACGACACCTGAAACTTCTTGGGGGAACTACAACGGCGACGTTGCTGGCTCCGCATCGCAGTCCGCGGCTGTGCCGCATCCGCAGCCATTCCCGTATCCGCCTCCCTCTGTGTCTCTGTGCCTCTGTGGCAAAGACTCAGCGCACAAATGCACGAATGAAGAAGGGGCGGCCGAACGGCCGCCCCTTCTTCGTCCTTCAACCTTCGTCTGCCCTTACTGCACCGCGTTGATCATGTCGAAGATCGGCAGGTACATCGCCACGACCATGCCGCCGACCACGACGCCGAGGAACACGATCATCATCGGCTCCATCAGGGCGAGCAGGCCGCCCACCGCGGCGTCCACTTCCTCGTCGTAGAAGTCGGCGATCTTCGACAGCATCTCGTCGAGGCCGCCTGTCTGCTCGCCCACGGCGATCATCGAGATCACCATCGGCGGGAACACGCCGGACTTGGCCAGCGGCGCCGAGATCGTATCACCACCGGCGATCGACGAGCGCGAGGCCATGATGGCGTCCGAGATGACGCGGTTGCCCGCCGTTTTGGCTGTGATCTCGAGGCCGTCCAGGATGCTCACGCCCGAGCTGATCAGCGTACCCAGCGTACGCGTGAAGCGCGACACGGCCGACTTGCGCAGCACATCGCCGAGTACCGGGGCCTTGAGCAGCATCCGGTCAATGCGCAGTTGGCCGTCAGGCGTGCCGTAGTACTTCCGCAGCGACTGCACCGCGACCACGCCGGCGATGATCAGCGCCCACCACCAGCTCTGCAAGAACTCCGACATCCCGATCACGATGCGCGTCGGCAGCGGCAGGGCCAGGCCGACCGACTCGAACATGCTTTGGAACGTCGGGATCACGAACAGCAGCAGGATGGTGATGGCGGAGCCGGCCACGCCCATGATGACGCCAGGGTAGATCATGGCGCCTTTCACCTTGCGAACCAGGGCGTCGTTCTTTTCCATGAACGTCGCGAGACGCAGGAGGATCGTGTCCAGGATACCGCCCGCCTCGCCCGCCGCCACCATGTTCACGTAGAGCTCCGTGAACGCGTTCGGATGCTTGGCCAGCGCGTCGGCCACCGTGTGGCCCGACTCGACGTCGAACACCACCTGCCGCGTCACCGCCTGCAGCACGGGGTTCTCCGACTGCTTGGACAGGATGTCCAGGGCCTGCACGAGCGGCAGGCCCGAGTTGATCATGGTCGAGAACTGGCGGGTGAAGATCACGATGTCGCGCATCGCAATCGAGCCCTTGGTCTTCGGGGCGGTCTTCGACTGCTCCTCGACCTTCACGACGTTCATCCGCATACGCTTCAGCTGCGCGACGACGTCTTCCTTGTTCGCGGCCTCGATGGTCGCGGACTTGAGTTCGCCGGAGGCGGTGCGTGCGGTATAGACAAAGGCTGGCATAGGGTCTCCTCAGGGACCAGACGACTAACGACGGCCGCCGGACACAGGCCCACCCCGTCCGGCCGGGCCGGTCGTCGAGGGGCCTTCGTCCCCGGCGGACTTGCCGATCATGCGCAGGAACTCCACCGGGTCGCCGGACACCCGCAGGCAT
Protein-coding sequences here:
- a CDS encoding type II secretion system F family protein, with protein sequence MPAFVYTARTASGELKSATIEAANKEDVVAQLKRMRMNVVKVEEQSKTAPKTKGSIAMRDIVIFTRQFSTMINSGLPLVQALDILSKQSENPVLQAVTRQVVFDVESGHTVADALAKHPNAFTELYVNMVAAGEAGGILDTILLRLATFMEKNDALVRKVKGAMIYPGVIMGVAGSAITILLLFVIPTFQSMFESVGLALPLPTRIVIGMSEFLQSWWWALIIAGVVAVQSLRKYYGTPDGQLRIDRMLLKAPVLGDVLRKSAVSRFTRTLGTLISSGVSILDGLEITAKTAGNRVISDAIMASRSSIAGGDTISAPLAKSGVFPPMVISMIAVGEQTGGLDEMLSKIADFYDEEVDAAVGGLLALMEPMMIVFLGVVVGGMVVAMYLPIFDMINAVQ
- a CDS encoding DUF3108 domain-containing protein, which gives rise to MKSRWLHLLLAICLPASLAAQLPSVTMPPVRPPFPIGEALEYRVHVAIGGNVGQGQMRVEGPVVEQGVSTWKLVFELEAGRGPVRAVDRTASWLDPLRFASLRYEKTERHPLSRSEERVVMDLGAGTWRDGEDAPKPLGSPLPLDELSFIYFLRTLPLEKDTTFSFERHFDASRNPTVVHIRGEEVVETSVGIFRTRIVEMEVKDPKRYRGTGTVRINIAVSDCHVPVRIRSSMPLLGATTLTLTGWVSPPRYPGALPCEGWRPRAVSGENPYRVVRSSPHPSSGATLLSGDAPHEILHARVTDTSALASFPLLESTMTRTRITGTLLAVAALAVLTAWRPSLDPLSLKDGSRLWFDGTSTVRDWSCKAPRIDAMIDAEAGAPAAVLAGQKAVKTVTLTFPVAQLDCENRTMNGHMMKALNSDKHQEIRFTLSGYELAKATAVTGSLQGTLLLNGQTRPITVPVTFAAAEGALRVTGSYPLKMTDWGVEPPRLMMGALKVGETVTVQFDLLLNN